One Leptolyngbya ohadii IS1 genomic window carries:
- a CDS encoding ABC transporter ATP-binding protein has translation MDKAEKWVRQILTDYPPTWQPGELEMNTLEQSFENEFADKSNNPPGYVSGHATDPSYGTGIKIRQVERSFGSVSVLQDVDLSVRPGEFIAIVGRSGCGKSTLLRLIAGLDAPTNGQIDLDGQPVVGLNTSTRIMFQDSRLLPWRRVLDNVAIGLSKQGRQRSQWALEQVGLGNRSQSWITQLSGGQRQRVALARALVSQPQLLLLDEPLGALDALTRLEMQQLIQTLWQEQQFTAILVTHDVEEAVFLADRVIVLNHGKVDLDLPISLSRPRHPGSAAFADLKIQILDRILSTSHS, from the coding sequence ATGGATAAAGCAGAAAAATGGGTACGGCAAATTTTGACAGACTACCCACCAACCTGGCAACCGGGAGAATTAGAAATGAACACATTAGAACAGTCGTTTGAGAACGAATTCGCTGACAAATCAAATAATCCACCAGGATACGTATCAGGTCACGCTACAGACCCATCCTATGGAACCGGAATCAAAATCCGCCAGGTCGAAAGATCCTTTGGTTCGGTTTCCGTTCTACAGGACGTTGATCTATCCGTGCGTCCAGGCGAATTTATTGCGATCGTCGGGCGAAGCGGCTGCGGTAAAAGTACGCTCCTGCGCCTGATTGCCGGACTCGATGCGCCAACAAATGGACAAATCGATCTGGATGGGCAGCCTGTAGTTGGGTTAAATACCAGCACCAGAATTATGTTCCAGGATTCGCGGCTTTTACCCTGGCGTAGGGTACTGGATAACGTGGCGATCGGCTTGAGCAAACAGGGGCGGCAGCGCAGCCAGTGGGCACTGGAGCAGGTGGGTTTAGGCAATCGATCGCAGTCCTGGATCACCCAGCTTTCCGGTGGGCAGCGGCAGCGAGTTGCTCTGGCACGGGCACTGGTCAGTCAGCCTCAGCTTCTTCTCCTGGATGAACCGCTGGGCGCATTGGATGCCCTGACGCGATTAGAAATGCAGCAGCTCATTCAAACCCTCTGGCAGGAGCAGCAGTTCACCGCCATTCTGGTGACACACGACGTTGAGGAAGCGGTATTTCTTGCCGATCGCGTGATTGTGTTGAATCACGGCAAAGTGGATTTAGATTTACCTATTTCCCTGTCGCGCCCGCGTCATCCTGGCAGTGCAGCTTTTGCCGATCTAAAAATTCAGATTCTCGATCGCATTCTCAGTACATCCCACTCGTAG
- a CDS encoding Crp/Fnr family transcriptional regulator, whose product MTAVTPPPLKRIPPQFPVHPFNTRSVIDSRPDVLWKIEVGFARTITWAEDGTLIVLGIWGAGDWVGRSLTQANPFQIECLTKVKAAPIAINQVPDLANTLLTHVHHLEALMVIRSSKRADVMLLRLLQWLADRFGQTTADGRLIDLRLTHQDLADLIGITRITVTRVLSQLEQQHYIQRLPLQKIILQQEDLWHYEI is encoded by the coding sequence ATGACTGCTGTAACTCCTCCACCGCTGAAGCGGATACCCCCCCAATTTCCAGTTCACCCGTTTAATACCCGCAGTGTGATTGACAGTCGCCCTGATGTCCTCTGGAAGATCGAAGTGGGATTTGCCAGAACTATCACCTGGGCAGAGGATGGGACTTTGATTGTACTGGGCATTTGGGGTGCGGGCGATTGGGTCGGACGATCGCTCACCCAAGCCAATCCCTTTCAAATCGAATGTTTGACGAAGGTGAAAGCAGCTCCGATCGCAATTAATCAGGTTCCAGATTTAGCAAATACGCTGCTCACCCATGTTCACCATCTCGAAGCCCTGATGGTTATTCGTAGCTCTAAACGGGCAGATGTGATGCTGTTAAGGCTGCTGCAATGGTTAGCCGATCGCTTTGGGCAAACGACAGCAGACGGACGCCTGATTGATCTGCGGCTCACGCATCAAGATCTAGCGGACTTGATTGGAATCACTCGGATTACGGTGACGCGCGTTCTGAGCCAGCTTGAGCAACAGCACTACATTCAGCGGTTGCCGCTCCAAAAGATTATCTTGCAGCAGGAAGATCTGTGGCACTATGAGATTTAA
- a CDS encoding aliphatic sulfonate ABC transporter substrate-binding protein, whose protein sequence is MQIKRRTFLSGLVGLSLPFAAASCTSNSSNSAANLPQSASSPVAPSPNSSSGTTVRIGYQKATELDLLRSRGNLDQQLKEQGVAIEWALFPSGPPMLEAMNAGKIDFGGVGESPPIFAQAGGGQFYYVSVTPLSPQTQDIVVRKDSPIQSAADLKGKRIAFQKGSSAHYLLLKVLEEQGISVKDIEAISLPPADARAAFEQGNVDAWSIWDPFLAVAEGTGTIRNLSLGRERRTYFLASQQFANNQPESVKTILAAAKENGQWAKQNFRQVAEQFSGEIKVDAKILEKVYQRRSWEVLPVDAQIQQAQQQVADAFYKAQIIPNSLDVKTAFLASEGYGKVFPN, encoded by the coding sequence ATGCAGATCAAACGAAGGACGTTTCTTTCTGGTTTAGTTGGTTTGAGTCTACCGTTTGCAGCTGCGAGCTGCACAAGTAATTCATCTAATTCAGCGGCGAATTTACCTCAATCGGCTTCCAGTCCGGTTGCACCATCCCCCAATTCTTCGTCGGGCACTACCGTTCGGATTGGCTACCAAAAAGCGACCGAACTGGATTTGCTTCGCTCCAGGGGCAACCTTGATCAGCAGTTGAAGGAACAGGGTGTGGCGATCGAATGGGCGCTGTTTCCGTCGGGTCCACCTATGCTGGAAGCCATGAATGCAGGCAAAATTGACTTTGGAGGTGTAGGGGAGTCTCCGCCCATTTTTGCCCAAGCAGGGGGCGGACAATTTTACTATGTCAGCGTCACGCCACTGAGTCCCCAAACCCAGGATATTGTGGTGCGAAAGGATTCGCCGATTCAGTCGGCGGCGGATTTGAAAGGCAAGCGGATTGCGTTTCAGAAAGGTTCCAGTGCCCATTACCTGCTGCTGAAAGTGCTGGAGGAACAGGGGATTAGTGTCAAAGACATTGAAGCTATTTCGCTTCCGCCTGCCGATGCGCGTGCTGCATTTGAGCAAGGTAATGTCGATGCCTGGTCTATTTGGGACCCGTTCCTTGCAGTTGCAGAGGGCACAGGTACTATTCGCAATCTCAGCTTAGGGCGGGAGCGACGCACCTACTTTTTGGCATCTCAGCAGTTTGCGAACAATCAGCCAGAGTCCGTTAAAACAATTCTGGCAGCTGCAAAAGAAAACGGGCAGTGGGCGAAGCAGAACTTTCGTCAGGTAGCAGAGCAATTTTCTGGGGAAATTAAGGTGGATGCCAAAATCCTGGAGAAAGTGTATCAGCGACGAAGCTGGGAGGTTCTGCCTGTAGACGCGCAAATTCAGCAAGCACAGCAGCAGGTTGCCGACGCTTTTTATAAAGCCCAAATTATTCCCAACTCGCTCGACGTAAAGACAGCTTTCCTGGCTTCGGAAGGATACGGCAAAGTTTTTCCAAACTAG
- a CDS encoding sulfite exporter TauE/SafE family protein, producing the protein MNVLEFSLLVWLGSFLAGFLGALTGLGGGVVIVPLLTSVFGVDIRYAIGASLVSVIATSCAAASTYIKQGYANLRLGMFLEVATTIGAIVGAMLATVISIKLLTIVLAIVLLYSAYLAQQPRSEEDTHEPVEPLTEQLHLSGTYPTPDGLMSYHAHSVPLGFGLMSLAGVLSGLLGIGSGALKVLAMDQVMQLPFKVSTTTSSFTIGVTAAVSSGVYLARGYIDPGLAMPVMLGVFPGALLGAKALMGTKVSVLRMVFSGVLVVMSLKMVYNAFGGM; encoded by the coding sequence CTGAACGTTTTAGAATTTTCCTTACTGGTATGGCTCGGCTCGTTCCTGGCAGGATTTCTGGGAGCGTTGACCGGGTTGGGGGGCGGGGTGGTGATTGTGCCGCTGCTTACCTCCGTCTTTGGTGTGGATATTCGCTATGCGATCGGCGCGTCCCTCGTTTCTGTGATTGCCACCTCCTGCGCGGCTGCCTCAACCTACATCAAGCAAGGCTATGCCAACCTCAGGCTGGGAATGTTTCTGGAAGTTGCTACCACGATCGGTGCCATTGTGGGCGCAATGCTGGCAACTGTGATTTCAATCAAGCTGCTCACAATCGTCCTGGCGATCGTCCTGCTCTACTCTGCCTATCTCGCCCAACAGCCGCGATCGGAGGAGGACACCCACGAACCCGTTGAACCGCTGACCGAACAGCTTCATCTAAGCGGCACCTATCCTACGCCCGATGGCTTGATGTCCTATCACGCCCATTCTGTTCCGCTGGGTTTTGGGCTGATGTCGCTGGCAGGCGTCCTATCCGGTCTGCTGGGCATTGGCTCCGGAGCGCTGAAGGTGCTGGCAATGGATCAGGTGATGCAGTTGCCGTTCAAAGTCTCTACCACAACGAGCAGTTTTACGATCGGGGTAACGGCGGCGGTGTCTTCGGGGGTTTATCTGGCAAGAGGCTACATCGATCCGGGGCTGGCAATGCCCGTCATGCTGGGGGTGTTTCCGGGGGCGCTTCTGGGCGCAAAAGCCTTGATGGGAACGAAGGTGAGCGTTTTACGAATGGTATTTAGTGGGGTGCTGGTGGTGATGTCGCTCAAGATGGTTTACAACGCCTTTGGAGGGATGTGA
- a CDS encoding sulfite exporter TauE/SafE family protein: MSPLLLSSLSFVVGIVVGLTGIGGASLITPMLIFVFQVPASVAVSSDVVAATLMKIVGGMKHWRQQTVDIQAVKWLAAGSVPGSLVGVNILHSIRQIETLNLDSILLRLIGFTILLITLVALVQLVLMRVAPSMQLPTLPKLDLATSVGRAIAICVGAVLGCLVGMTSVSSGSMFALVLIALFQLDAKRLVGTDLMQAAILLSVTSIGHLTLGTVNWSLVIPIWVGSIPGVLLGAKLCDLAPQKALRFAVYLLLVMVSWKLAHAA; encoded by the coding sequence ATGAGTCCCCTGCTGCTGTCATCGCTGAGCTTTGTCGTTGGGATTGTCGTTGGGCTAACGGGGATTGGCGGCGCGTCTCTGATTACGCCAATGCTGATCTTTGTGTTTCAAGTGCCTGCCTCGGTTGCGGTCAGCTCTGATGTCGTGGCAGCCACGCTAATGAAAATAGTCGGCGGCATGAAGCACTGGCGGCAGCAGACCGTGGACATACAGGCAGTCAAATGGCTCGCAGCGGGCAGCGTACCGGGATCGCTCGTTGGAGTGAACATCCTGCATTCAATTCGCCAGATCGAAACCCTGAATCTCGACAGTATTCTGCTGCGATTGATTGGATTCACGATTCTGTTAATTACTCTGGTTGCTCTGGTGCAGCTGGTGCTGATGAGGGTAGCTCCTTCCATGCAACTGCCTACCCTGCCCAAACTCGATCTGGCAACGTCAGTGGGGCGGGCGATCGCAATCTGTGTTGGTGCCGTCCTCGGCTGTCTTGTCGGAATGACGAGCGTCTCCTCCGGCTCGATGTTTGCCCTGGTGCTGATTGCGCTGTTTCAGCTTGATGCAAAGCGGCTGGTTGGCACGGATTTAATGCAGGCAGCAATTCTCCTGAGCGTCACTTCGATCGGTCATTTGACGCTAGGAACCGTAAACTGGAGTTTAGTGATTCCGATCTGGGTTGGCTCGATCCCCGGTGTATTATTGGGCGCAAAACTCTGTGACCTTGCACCGCAAAAAGCATTACGATTTGCAGTGTATCTGCTGCTGGTCATGGTGAGCTGGAAACTGGCACACGCCGCATGA
- a CDS encoding aliphatic sulfonate ABC transporter substrate-binding protein: MSIAFPKLSCDRFTGLFAGLVLTIPILTSCTAQPTSTNANQTPATQTASANSTDNNQAEKVVRIGYVRWGLLPIVRQRGELEKKLAAQNIKVEWVGPFPAFAPVLEAVNAGEVDFTSGGDIPGISGLVGGTPVCVIAYQPPIPEAEAILVKSDSSIRSPQDLIGKKVAVNRGGWGEHLLLKVLAQANIPKEQVERVYLSPTDALPAVTQGHVDAWSVWEPNVSIAEVEHSLRPIASGEAASHYGVYMVQKDFLAKDAAVVKATLEAIQQEADWAVQNKASAAELFGKSTDLKPDTVKQLGQEQIVEQVKPLTAQVISGIQERADWMYSQKAVPKQIDIRQSVCPATPGLETYTSIQQ, translated from the coding sequence ATGAGCATTGCATTCCCTAAACTGTCATGCGATCGATTCACTGGTTTATTCGCCGGATTAGTACTCACAATTCCGATTCTGACAAGCTGCACCGCTCAGCCTACTTCCACAAACGCAAATCAGACTCCTGCGACTCAGACGGCATCTGCTAATTCAACGGACAATAATCAGGCAGAAAAAGTCGTGCGGATTGGCTATGTGCGCTGGGGTTTATTGCCGATCGTGCGACAGCGGGGTGAACTGGAAAAGAAATTGGCAGCGCAGAATATTAAAGTCGAATGGGTCGGACCGTTTCCGGCATTTGCCCCTGTTTTGGAGGCAGTCAATGCAGGTGAAGTGGATTTCACATCGGGCGGCGATATTCCCGGTATCTCCGGATTGGTGGGCGGCACACCCGTTTGCGTCATCGCCTATCAGCCCCCGATCCCCGAAGCAGAAGCGATTCTCGTGAAGTCTGATTCCTCCATTCGATCGCCCCAGGATCTAATCGGTAAAAAGGTGGCGGTGAATCGTGGCGGCTGGGGAGAACATTTGCTGCTGAAGGTGCTAGCTCAGGCAAATATTCCTAAGGAGCAGGTAGAGCGGGTTTATCTGAGTCCCACGGATGCGCTGCCTGCTGTTACGCAGGGTCATGTGGATGCCTGGTCTGTTTGGGAGCCGAATGTGTCGATCGCTGAAGTGGAGCATAGTCTGCGACCGATCGCCTCCGGGGAAGCTGCCTCGCACTATGGCGTTTACATGGTGCAAAAAGATTTTCTGGCAAAGGATGCGGCAGTCGTGAAAGCTACGCTGGAGGCAATTCAGCAGGAGGCGGACTGGGCAGTCCAGAACAAGGCGAGTGCCGCTGAGCTATTTGGCAAATCAACCGACCTGAAGCCAGACACCGTGAAGCAGTTAGGACAGGAACAGATTGTCGAACAGGTCAAACCACTTACGGCACAGGTAATTAGCGGCATTCAGGAGCGGGCGGACTGGATGTACAGCCAGAAAGCGGTTCCCAAGCAGATTGATATTCGCCAATCGGTTTGTCCTGCAACGCCTGGACTAGAAACGTACACCAGCATTCAGCAATAA
- a CDS encoding aromatic ring-hydroxylating dioxygenase subunit alpha, with protein MPDLTFNFFQHWYPISPIEDLDPARPTSVVLLGQRVVVWQSRSSNRYCVFRDQCPHRLAPLGEGRVDEKTGHLMCSYHGWQFDAQGVCTQIPQAEDPDLVTKNREHYCVTALPTQEANGLLWVWLDADSAAIAHAQPLPLSPQIDASRGFVWSSMVRDLEYDWQTLVENVADPAHVPFAHHGVQGNRDRAKPLPLQIVESTQERIEAISEGGFKTHITFTPPCHLEYAISLGGDRQVGLVTYCIPVSPGKSRIVAQFPRNFAQQLHRWTPRWWNHLAVRNSVLDGDMILLHYQERELQQRSQTQSWKTAYKLPTSADRLVIEFRRWIDQ; from the coding sequence ATGCCCGATTTAACCTTTAACTTTTTTCAGCACTGGTATCCTATTTCACCCATCGAAGATCTAGATCCAGCTCGTCCAACCTCTGTTGTTTTGCTGGGTCAAAGAGTTGTGGTATGGCAGTCCCGCTCCTCAAATCGGTATTGTGTGTTTCGCGACCAATGTCCTCATCGGTTAGCCCCTTTAGGCGAAGGGCGCGTGGATGAAAAAACGGGGCATCTCATGTGTAGTTACCACGGCTGGCAATTTGATGCCCAGGGAGTTTGTACCCAGATTCCTCAAGCAGAAGATCCCGATCTGGTGACGAAGAATCGCGAGCATTATTGTGTAACGGCACTGCCCACCCAGGAAGCAAATGGGCTACTTTGGGTTTGGCTGGATGCTGATTCGGCTGCGATCGCCCACGCTCAGCCTTTGCCCCTTTCCCCTCAGATTGATGCCAGTCGCGGGTTTGTCTGGTCTTCTATGGTGCGTGACCTGGAATATGACTGGCAAACTTTAGTTGAGAATGTTGCCGATCCTGCCCACGTTCCCTTCGCCCATCATGGGGTGCAGGGCAATCGCGATCGGGCTAAACCACTGCCTCTCCAGATCGTGGAGTCCACCCAGGAGCGGATAGAAGCTATCAGTGAAGGTGGCTTTAAAACCCATATTACCTTTACGCCTCCGTGTCATCTGGAGTATGCCATTAGTTTGGGAGGCGATCGGCAAGTTGGGCTGGTCACCTATTGCATCCCAGTGTCACCGGGAAAGTCTAGAATTGTGGCTCAGTTTCCGCGTAACTTTGCTCAACAGTTACATCGTTGGACACCCCGCTGGTGGAACCACCTCGCTGTGCGGAATTCGGTTCTGGATGGCGATATGATTTTGCTGCACTATCAAGAACGAGAGCTGCAACAACGATCGCAAACCCAGAGCTGGAAGACCGCCTATAAGTTGCCGACCAGCGCAGATCGATTGGTGATTGAGTTCCGACGGTGGATCGATCAGTAA
- a CDS encoding LLM class flavin-dependent oxidoreductase: protein MGQIHLAAFLIAGAVAHSHALWRHPETDPDFLSPRYYQRIAEILEQGKFDLVFFADRLAISDAYGRDFQVGVRYGDQDAVRLDPVPLLAMMAARTERIGLGATRSTTYYHPYQVARTFATLDQLTEGRSAWNVVTSVNDAEAQNFGLKEHLEHDRRYDRADEFLEVTHKLWNSWEKDALILDRDKGEFADPNKVNYVDHEGEWFTCRGPLNVPRSPQQHPVIIQAGASGRGREFAARWAEVIFTIQPTIEQGQTFYRDVKSRLTQYGRRSEDCKILLAIMPFIGETEAIALERQALHNSLIHPLVGLSTLASHLNVDLSQYSLDQSLQVETVEGMRSMFDLVKQLSRHEAVPLAEIGRRYGTSVLVPQIAGTPEQIADRLELWFTAQACDGFVISPAHLPGSFTEFVQSVIPLLQQRGLFRQEYTGTTLREHLELSANSGFVTHSNNLSANSSASSSINSSTASVAL, encoded by the coding sequence ATGGGACAGATTCACCTTGCTGCCTTTTTAATTGCCGGAGCCGTTGCCCATAGTCATGCACTTTGGCGGCATCCTGAAACCGATCCGGATTTTCTTAGCCCCCGCTACTATCAGCGCATTGCCGAAATTCTGGAGCAGGGCAAGTTCGATCTGGTCTTTTTTGCCGATCGGCTTGCCATTTCTGATGCCTATGGGCGGGATTTTCAGGTGGGAGTACGGTATGGGGATCAGGATGCGGTTCGGCTTGATCCTGTGCCGCTTCTGGCAATGATGGCAGCAAGGACTGAGCGAATTGGCTTGGGCGCAACGCGATCGACCACGTACTACCATCCCTATCAGGTTGCCCGCACTTTTGCGACGCTGGATCAGTTAACCGAAGGGCGATCTGCCTGGAACGTGGTGACTTCCGTGAACGATGCGGAGGCACAAAATTTTGGATTAAAAGAACATCTGGAACACGATCGCCGCTACGATCGGGCAGATGAATTTCTAGAGGTCACGCACAAGCTTTGGAATAGTTGGGAGAAGGATGCGCTGATTCTCGATCGAGACAAAGGAGAATTTGCTGATCCCAATAAGGTGAACTATGTGGATCACGAGGGGGAGTGGTTTACCTGTCGAGGTCCGCTGAATGTGCCTCGCAGCCCGCAGCAGCATCCGGTAATTATCCAGGCAGGCGCATCCGGTCGGGGCAGGGAATTTGCGGCGCGTTGGGCAGAAGTGATTTTTACGATTCAGCCGACGATCGAGCAGGGACAGACATTCTATCGCGACGTTAAATCCCGTTTGACGCAGTATGGGCGGCGATCGGAGGACTGTAAGATTCTGCTGGCAATCATGCCGTTTATTGGCGAAACTGAGGCGATCGCCCTCGAAAGACAAGCTCTGCACAACAGCCTGATCCATCCGCTAGTAGGGCTGTCTACGCTAGCAAGTCATCTCAATGTCGATTTATCTCAATATTCCCTCGATCAGTCGCTTCAGGTAGAAACCGTCGAGGGAATGCGAAGTATGTTCGATCTGGTCAAGCAGTTAAGCCGCCACGAAGCCGTTCCCCTCGCAGAGATTGGCAGACGTTATGGGACGAGTGTGCTGGTTCCCCAGATCGCAGGAACTCCAGAGCAAATTGCCGACCGGCTTGAACTCTGGTTTACCGCTCAGGCTTGCGATGGATTTGTCATTTCTCCGGCTCATCTGCCCGGTTCGTTTACCGAGTTTGTCCAGTCCGTTATTCCTTTACTTCAGCAGCGGGGGTTGTTTCGTCAAGAATATACGGGAACAACGCTGCGCGAGCATCTTGAACTTTCTGCTAATTCTGGTTTTGTGACGCATTCTAACAACTTGTCTGCTAATTCGTCTGCTAGTTCATCTATTAATTCATCTACTGCGAGTGTTGCACTATGA
- the ssuC gene encoding aliphatic sulfonate ABC transporter permease SsuC — protein MQLTHKKGLLATFDRLPWQQFIPWLVPIALLVIWQILAQAGLIATRILPAPTQVLDAAIKLTTSGELLKNVQISTWRALVGFAIGGSIGLFLGVLNGVSKLSESFTDSSVQMIRNIPHLAMIPLVILWFGIGDPARIFLVAVGVLFPIYINTFHGIRSIDPGLIEMGKVYGLRSWDLFWQIILPGALPGILVGVRYALGVMWLTLIVAETIAANSGIGYMAMNAREFMQTDVVVLSILLYALLGKLADSIVRGLEQWWLPWHPSQHLNNG, from the coding sequence ATGCAACTCACACACAAGAAAGGATTACTGGCAACCTTCGATCGCCTTCCCTGGCAGCAGTTTATCCCCTGGCTCGTGCCGATCGCCCTTCTGGTGATCTGGCAAATCCTGGCGCAGGCGGGACTAATTGCGACTCGGATTTTGCCTGCCCCTACACAGGTTTTAGACGCAGCAATTAAGCTTACTACCAGCGGAGAACTGCTGAAAAATGTGCAGATTAGCACCTGGCGAGCACTAGTCGGATTTGCGATCGGCGGTAGCATCGGTTTATTTTTGGGCGTTCTCAACGGCGTATCCAAACTTTCCGAAAGCTTTACCGACAGTTCGGTGCAGATGATTCGCAATATCCCTCACCTGGCAATGATTCCGCTGGTCATTCTCTGGTTCGGCATCGGTGATCCGGCACGAATCTTTCTGGTTGCAGTGGGCGTTCTTTTTCCCATCTACATCAATACCTTCCACGGGATTCGATCGATCGATCCCGGCTTAATTGAAATGGGCAAAGTTTACGGACTGCGATCGTGGGATCTGTTCTGGCAAATTATTCTGCCGGGGGCGCTGCCGGGAATTCTAGTAGGCGTGCGGTATGCGCTGGGCGTAATGTGGCTGACGCTGATTGTGGCAGAAACGATCGCGGCAAATTCGGGCATCGGCTACATGGCAATGAACGCCAGAGAATTTATGCAGACTGACGTTGTGGTGCTGAGTATTTTGCTGTATGCCCTACTGGGTAAACTGGCGGATTCGATCGTGCGGGGCTTAGAGCAGTGGTGGTTGCCCTGGCATCCAAGCCAGCATTTGAACAATGGATAA
- a CDS encoding phosphatase PAP2 family protein, translating to MKNSRLLPKFNWLQNSELQKGDWLPLLLLLFFGVYLPLQAFIVLALKIWQLEGGFAWEVPLLMTIHDTTTPTLDRLALIFTQFGSVKTIGPIACLIAGGLFFQKRWRSLVYLAMTLLGCGAINLAAKAHWHRLRPHLWEGHILPTDFSFPSGHAMTSMAFAIVLMVLAWRSRWRSAVVALAIGYVVTIGWTRLYLGVHYPSDILAGWMLAIAWAIGISLFVKPVAAVVSETVAEIAPKQSNSQGNSSEN from the coding sequence ATGAAGAATTCTCGACTCCTGCCCAAATTTAATTGGCTGCAAAACAGCGAACTGCAAAAGGGCGATTGGTTGCCCCTCCTATTGCTCCTGTTTTTTGGGGTATATCTCCCGCTTCAGGCATTTATCGTTCTAGCACTGAAAATCTGGCAGCTTGAGGGTGGTTTCGCCTGGGAAGTGCCCCTCCTGATGACGATTCACGATACGACCACTCCAACGCTCGATCGCCTTGCCCTGATTTTCACCCAATTCGGCTCGGTGAAAACGATTGGTCCGATCGCCTGTTTGATTGCAGGGGGTTTATTCTTTCAGAAACGCTGGCGATCGCTGGTTTACCTGGCAATGACGCTGCTGGGATGTGGAGCAATTAATTTAGCCGCAAAAGCCCACTGGCATCGGCTGCGCCCCCATCTCTGGGAAGGACATATTCTGCCCACGGATTTCTCGTTTCCCAGCGGTCATGCCATGACGAGTATGGCGTTTGCGATCGTGCTGATGGTACTGGCTTGGCGAAGTCGGTGGCGAAGTGCCGTTGTTGCGCTGGCGATCGGGTATGTGGTGACGATCGGCTGGACTCGGCTCTATCTGGGGGTTCACTATCCCAGCGATATTCTGGCGGGATGGATGCTTGCCATTGCCTGGGCGATCGGAATCAGCCTGTTTGTTAAGCCTGTGGCGGCAGTCGTTTCGGAGACTGTTGCAGAGATTGCCCCTAAGCAAAGCAATAGCCAGGGAAATAGCTCAGAGAATTGA
- a CDS encoding transposase family protein, producing the protein MLNYAQVQNKPRVLQSLTGLSVDEFEQLWVSFERAWREYLEQHHIQAPRARRYGGGRKPQLQDSRDKLLFILVYFRLYPTQEVQGFLFGIGQPQAHEWVHKLTPILNTALGYEQQLPERSPWRLERVLKEYPMLELIIDGTERRITRPKDKEERKQYYSGKKKTFTVKNLVMCQRKGKVLYLSDTYEGKKHDKTIGDEEDYRFPAGTQLWKDTGFQGYEPAGVKTHQPKKKPRNGELSEADKQRNQEISRERVEIEHHIGGIKRCNIVVHPLRTRTDHFTDTVMEIACGLHNFRLTQRQRTVV; encoded by the coding sequence ATGCTCAACTATGCTCAAGTTCAAAACAAACCCCGAGTTCTGCAAAGCCTCACCGGGTTGAGCGTAGACGAGTTCGAGCAGTTATGGGTCAGCTTTGAACGAGCGTGGAGGGAGTACCTGGAGCAGCATCACATCCAAGCACCGAGGGCAAGACGCTATGGCGGTGGGCGCAAACCGCAGTTGCAAGACAGTCGGGATAAGCTGTTGTTCATTCTGGTGTATTTTCGGCTGTACCCGACGCAGGAAGTTCAAGGCTTTTTGTTTGGCATCGGGCAACCCCAGGCGCATGAGTGGGTGCATAAGCTCACTCCAATTCTGAATACTGCGTTGGGGTATGAACAACAACTGCCAGAACGCAGTCCTTGGCGATTGGAACGAGTGCTGAAAGAATACCCAATGCTGGAATTGATCATCGACGGCACTGAGCGGCGTATTACTCGCCCCAAAGATAAGGAGGAGCGCAAGCAGTATTACAGTGGCAAAAAGAAGACCTTCACCGTCAAGAATCTGGTGATGTGCCAGCGCAAGGGCAAGGTGTTGTACCTGAGTGATACTTATGAGGGTAAAAAGCATGACAAAACGATTGGTGACGAGGAAGATTACCGCTTTCCCGCAGGCACACAGTTGTGGAAGGACACCGGCTTTCAGGGCTACGAACCCGCAGGGGTGAAGACGCATCAACCGAAGAAGAAACCCCGCAACGGCGAATTAAGTGAGGCAGACAAGCAGCGCAATCAAGAGATATCACGGGAGCGAGTGGAGATAGAGCATCACATAGGAGGCATCAAACGATGCAACATCGTGGTGCATCCCCTCAGGACTCGAACGGATCACTTTACCGATACGGTCATGGAAATTGCTTGTGGGCTGCACAACTTCCGGTTGACTCAGCGCCAGCGGACAGTTGTTTAA